In one Rutidosis leptorrhynchoides isolate AG116_Rl617_1_P2 chromosome 8, CSIRO_AGI_Rlap_v1, whole genome shotgun sequence genomic region, the following are encoded:
- the LOC139863286 gene encoding wall-associated receptor kinase-like 20 — translation MEIQYSVRRKVVSVFSCSYHSTNTGVVQSLVIITSIQMTINLALKMMIMIITLVVGLLVHITCAKIITCPSCGTIRVPYPLSTTPTCGQPAYKVRCVNRALKFDTLNNTYPIISISPKTQQLVIQRSHLLLNSCINGTHGVKLNASFPFTITHSNCTDPDVELMWAPPPEPGCKTQACCDSTSTCRAAHDGMLRCFCKPKLHWDALGARCASDFVSTKPRRIILVAAAMCSVVMLLSVALAVTMFVHHKNIKAEHKRIAREREEMVASGEGGKTAKIFTRKEIKRATNNFSSRGLLGVGGFGEVYKGVLDCGTTVAVKCAKLGNTKSIDQVLNEVRILCQVNHKNLVQLLGCCVEKQPLLVYEYVPNGSLFDHLHGLKKQRLTWTQRLGIARDTASGLTYLHFSTSSPIYHRDVKSSNILLDHKMKAKVADFGLSRLAQVDVTHVTTCAQGTLGYLDPDYYWNYQLTDKSDVYSFGVVLLEILTCLKAIDFGRPTDDVNLVAYAKRMVNEEKLVDVIDPIIKKDATLLEIDGMKAFGFLAMSCLEERRENRPSMKEVYEEIEYIMGVVATADE, via the exons ATGGAAATACAATATAGTGTGCGTCGTAAGGTTGTATCTGTTTTCTCATGCAGTTACCATTCTACAAATACTGGAGTGGTCCAGTCTTTAGTCATTATCACCTCTATTCAAATGACAATTAACTTAGCTTTaaaaatgatgattatgattattacaCTTGTGGTTGGCTTGCTAGTGCATATCACGTGTGCTAAGATTATAACCTGCCCGAGTTGTGGAACCATTCGGGTTCCATATCCACTCAGCACCACACCCACATGTGGCCAACCGGCTTACAAGGTCCGATGTGTTAACCGCGCGTTGAAATTTGATACGCTTAACAACACTTACCCGATTATATCAATCTCCCCCAAAACTCAACAATTAGTGATCCAAAGGTCGCATCTGCTACTAAACTCCTGTATCAACGGTACACACGGTGTCAAGCTAAATGCATCGTTCCCCTTCACCATCACTCACAGCAACTGTACTGACCCTGACGTGGAGTTGATGTGGGCCCCACCTCCAGAACCGGGGTGTAAAACACAGGCGTGTTGCGACTCGACGTCCACTTGCAGGGCCGCTCACGATGGAATGCTTAGGTGTTTCTGTAAACCTAAACTTCACTGGGACGCACTTGGTGCCCGGTGTGCTTCAG ATTTTGTTAGTACCAAACCAAGACGAATCATACTCGTGGCAGCTGCAATGTGCAGTGTTGTCATGCTTCTATCTGTTGCGTTAGCCGTTACAATGTTCGTTCATCATAAAAATATTAAAGCGGAACATAAACGCATTGCTCGTGAGCGTGAAGAGATGGTAGCGTCGGGTGAGGGTGGAAAAACCGCCAAGATTTTCACCCGCAAAGAGATCAAAAGGGCAACAAACAACTTTTCGTCTCGCGGTCTTCTCGGTGTTGGCGGTTTCGGTGAAGTCTATAAAGGCGTGTTGGACTGCGGCACAACGGTGGCTGTTAAATGCGCCAAGCTCGGTAACACGAAAAGTATCGATCAAGTCCTGAACGAGGTTCGAATCTTATGTcaagtcaaccacaagaacctcgTACAACTTCTTGGTTGTTGCGTGGAAAAACAACCTTTGTTGGTCTACGAGTATGTTCCGAATGGTAGTCTTTTCGATCACTTGCACGGTTTAAAAAAACAACGTTTAACGTGGACGCAACGTCTCGGTATTGCGCGTGATACAGCCTCAGGGCTTACTTACCTCCATTTTTCTACGTCTAGCCCGATTTACCATCGTGACGTGAAGTCTAGTAACATTTTACTCGACCACAAAATGAAAGCCAAGGTGGCGGATTTTGGTTTGTCTAGATTAGCTCAAGTGGACGTAACCCATGTGACGACATGTGCTCAAGGTACGTTAGGGTACCTTGATCCCGATTACTATTGGAATTATCAGCTGACTGATAAAAGTGACGTTTATAGCTTTGGAGTGGTGTTGTTAGAAATATTGACTTGTTTAAAAGCTATTGACTTTGGTAGACCGACAGATGATGTAAACTTGGTTGCTTATGCGAAGCGAATGGTGAACGAGGAAAAATTGGTTGATGTTATTGACCCGATTATTAAAAAGGATGCTACGTTGTTGGAGATCGATGGTATGAAAGCGTTTGGGTTTCTTGCAATGAGTTGCTTGGAGGAACGAAGAGAAAACCGACCTTCAATGAAGGAAGTGTATGAGGAAATCGAGTATATAATGGGCGTTGTAGCAACCGCGGATGAATGA